The genomic segment TTCGCCCCTCTGCCGCTGCTCGCGCGCCACGACCGACGCCAGACCCATGCTGACCCTGCCGACCCAACGAACGACACCAATGCCTCGATACGACCTGCACATCCTGCGCCATCCGGCAGCCACACCCGCCCGCTGCCCACCGCTGCTCTTCCTGCATGGCGGCTACGTGGACGCGAGATGCTGGCAGCCGCACTTCCTCTCCTGCTTCGCCAGCCGCGGCTACGACTGCCATGCCGTCGACCTGCCCGGACACGGCCGCAGCGAGGGACGCGAATGTCTCGACCGGCTCGGCCTCGACGACTACCTCGCCGCGCTCACGTCAGTGGTCGAAGAACTGGGCAGCCGGCCAGTGGTCATCGGCCACTCGATGGGCGCCCTCCTCGCCGAGCGCTTGCTCGAGGAGTCGCTCGCCGAGGCCGCGGTCCTGATGTCGCCGGTACCGCCAGGCGGGACGCTCGAGTCATCCCTCAGCCTGTTCCTCCGCCACCCGGGATTCATCGGTGCCGTGGCCCGCATGAGCAGCGGTGTCTGCGACGAGGAAGGACTGCGCCTGCTGCGCGACATCTACTTCACGCCGGCAACCGAACCCGAGGAACTGCTGCAACTGACGGCGATCGTGCAGCCGGAGTCCGCCCGCGCCATCGCCGACATGGCCATGCTGGGGTGGCGCTGGCCGCGGCGGCCTTGCCGACGGCCCGTACTGGTGCTTGGCGGTGAACGGGACATGGTCTTCCCGCCGCACCAGGTCCGCCGCGTCGCCCGCCGCTGGCGGGCCGAACTCGAGATCATCCCGGGCGCCGGCCACGCGATGATCCTCGATCATCATTGGCAGAGCTGTGCGGCGCGCATCCTCGCTTGGCTGCAGCGTCTCGCTGCGGCGGCCCCGACGGCGGCGGCAGCCGCCGGGAAGAACGGCGCGGCGTCAGGCTGCATGGTGCCGGGGCCGGCTAGCGGCGTATAATCGGGACTCCGACCAACAGCAGAGAGATCACGAACATGGGCCTGGATCGCGTGCCCTCCGGCAAGTCGCTCCCCAATGATTTCAACGTCATCATCGAGATTCCGATGCATGCCGATCCGGTGAAGTACGAGGTGGACAAGGACAGTGGTGCGGTCTTCGTGGACCGATTCATGTCCACCGCCATGCACTATCCGTGCAACTACGGCTACATCCCGCACACCATCGCCGGCGACGGTGACCCGGTCGACGTGCTGGTGGTGAGCCAGTTTGCCTTGCCGCCGGGAGTCGTCGTGCGCTGCCGGCCGGTTGGTCTGCTGGCGATGGAGGACGAGGCCGGCCCCGACGGCAAGCTGCTCGCGGTTCCCGTCGACAGCCTGACGCCGATGTATCGCGACATCGAGTCGCCGCGCGACTTTCCCCAGATCGTCCTCGACCAGATCGCTCATTTCTTCGCCCATTACAAGGATCTCGAGCGCGGCAAGTTCGTCAAGATCATCGGCTGGCTCGGCTCCGACGAAGCCAAGAAGGAGATCGTGGAGGGCGTCCGGGCGTACGCCGAGGCGAAGGACAAGCCGGCCTTCTAGTCCGTTCCACACCGCATGTTCGCTGGAGGGGCGCGCGAGCGCCCCTTTTTTCCGGGAGCCGTGCACATGTCAGCAAGAATCGCCATCGCCCAGATCAACGCCACCGTCGGCGACTTCAGCGGCAACCGCGCACGCATCGTGGAGTTCGCCCGCCGTGCGCGAGAGCGGAACGCCGACCTGCTGCTGACGCCGGAACTCGCACTCTGCGGCTACCCGCCGGAAGACCTTCTGCTGCGCGATGACTTCTGCAGCGCCTGCGACAGCGAACTGACGGTGCTCGCCGGCGAACTGCCCGACATCGCCGTTCTCGTCGGCCACCCCGAGCAGCGCGACGGACAGCGCTACAACGCAGCCACACTGCTCAGCGGCGGTCGCCGGGTCGCCACCTACTACAAGCAGCGACTGCCCAGTTACGAGGTCTTCGACGAGGAGCGCTACTTCGATTCGGGTGACGCACCCTGCGTGCTGACGCTCAAGGGCCTGCGCTGTGGCGTCAACATCTGCGCCGACGTCTGGGAAGCCGGCGCGGCCGACCTCGCCCGCGAGGCCGGCGCCGACGTGCTGCTCGTCCTCAATGCCTCGCCCTACCACATCGGCAAGCGCGAGCGGCGCGCCGAGGTCCTGCGGCAGCGGATCAGCAGCACCGGCTTGCCGGTCGTCTACGCCAATCTCACCGGTGGCCAGGATGAACTCGTCTTCGACGGCGGCTCGTTCGTCCTCGACTCACGCGGAACGCTGTGCGGCCAATTGCCGCAGTTCGAGGAGGCGCTGGGAATCGTGGACTTCGTCGATGGCGAGCCGCAGCCGACGACCATCGTCACCCCGCCCTGCCAGGAGGCCGAAATCTACCAGGCGCTGGTCCTCGGCGTACGCGACTACCTCGGCAAGAACGGCTTCCCCGGCGCCCTCATCGGCCTCTCCGGCGGCATCGATTCGGCGCTCACCCTCTGCGTTGCCGTCGATGCCCTGGGCGCGGACAAGGTGCGGGCAGTGATGATGCCATCCCCCTATACGGCCGAACTGAGCCTCAGCGAGGCACGCGAGATGGTGCGCCTGCTCGGTGTGCGCTACGACGAGATCGCCATCGAGCCGGCGATGCACACCCTCGCCGGCATGCTCGAGGCCCAGTTCGCCGGCCTGCCGGCCGACACGACAGAGGAGAACCTGCAGGCGCGGATTCGCGGCATGATCCTCATGGCCCTGTCGAACAAGACCGGCTCGCTGGTGCTGACGACCGGCAACAAATCGGAAATGGCCGTCGGCTACTGCACCCTCTATGGCGACATGGCCGGCGGCTTCGCGGTCATCAAGGACATCGTCAAGACCCTGGTCTATCGCATTTCGCGCTGGCGCAACACCTGTTCGCATGTCATTCCCGAACGGATCATCAGCCGCCCGCCATCGGCCGAGCTGAGGCCCGACCAGACCGACCAGGACAGCCTGCCGCCCTACGCGGTGCTCGACGCCATCGTCGAGGCCTACATGGAGAAGGACCTCAGCCCGCGCCAGATCATTGCCCAGGGCTTCGCCGAAGCCGATGTGCGACGGGTCGTTCATCTGCTGAAGATCAGCGAGTACAAGCGTCGCCAAGCCCCGGTCGGCATCCGCGTCACGCAGCGCGGTTTCGGCAAGGACTGGCGTTACCCGATCACCAACCGCTATCGTGACCCCTACTGATCACTTGTGGTTGCGCGATTTCTGATAGGATTTCCTTGCCCATCTTTCCAGGAGCCGACGCATGAAGAAAATTGAAGCGATCATCAAACCGTTCAAGCTCGACGAGGTGCGTGAAGCCTTGTCCGAAATCGGCGTCACCGGCCTGACCGTCACCGAGGTCAAGGGCTTCGGCCGCCAGAAAGGCCACACCGAGCTCTATCGCGGAGCCGAGTATGTGGTTGATTTCCTGCCAAAAGTGAAAATCGAAGTGGTCGTCACGGATTCTGCTGCCGAGGGTGCCATCGATGCGATCGTCAAGGCCGCACGCACGGGCAAGATCGGCGACGGCAAGATTTTCGTCAGCAACGTCGAACAGGTCGTGCGCATCCGGACCGGCGAGGTCGACGAGTCGGCGATCTGAGCTCCGAGTCGTGACGAAGTCGTCGCGAGCAGTCCAGGATGCAAGGCGCGAGCGAACGACGAGACGGATCAGACGGATCGGTGAGGGCGAAGGCAGGGTTTCGCGCCGCATGCAGCGCGCCGCCGTAGGCGGCCGGCTGCGCAAAGCCGGCCGTGGGCGGGAGCGAGTGAGCAGCGGCAGCGATCGCCACCGGGCCGGCCCTTCAGCGGAGCGGCTGCGCTTGGCCGCCGGCCTTCAGCAACACCCACAGGGCACCGTCACCACCATCGCTCGGCGGCGCGTGACAGAAAGCCAGGACATCCCGGTGGCGACCCAGCCAGGCCTTGACCAGTTGCCGCAGGATCGCTTCGCGCCCCGGCGAGCCGTGGCCGCGCCCATGCACGATGCGCAGGCAACGCTTGCCCGTACTCCGTGCCTCGGCAACGAAGCGCGCCACCTCGGCATGCGCCTGCTGCCGGTTCAGTCCGTGCAGGTCGATGTGGTCCTGAATGCTCCAGCGGCCCCGCCGCAGATCGCGCAACACGCTGCGCGGCACGCCGCAGCGCAGGAACGAGTCGGCGCCACCCAGATCGAGCCAGTCATCGATGGCCACAGCACCATGCAGGAGCTCGCCGAGTACGGCCGCTTCGTCGATCTCGCGCTGTCGCGGCCGCGGACTTGGTTTCGGCCCATCGAGGCAGACCCGGTTGGGCTTGCGCAGCGGCTGCGCACCGTCCACAGCGGCGAGGAAGGCTGCCAGGTCCTCCGCACTGTGACGGCTGAACTGACTCATCGCCGGCCTCGCTCCCCATGCCTCAGGCGAAGCTGCGCGGGCTGCCTGGCGACGGCGCGGGCGAGCGCTCAGCCCGCCAGACCGAGACCGTCGAGATAGCGCTCGGCGTCGAGCGCCGCCATGCAGCCGCTGCCGGCGGAGGTGCACGCTTGGCGGTAGATATGGTCCTGCACATCGCCCGCGGCGAAGACACCGGCGACCGAAGTCGCGGTGGCGTTACCCTGGTGGCCGCC from the Accumulibacter sp. genome contains:
- a CDS encoding P-II family nitrogen regulator, producing the protein MKKIEAIIKPFKLDEVREALSEIGVTGLTVTEVKGFGRQKGHTELYRGAEYVVDFLPKVKIEVVVTDSAAEGAIDAIVKAARTGKIGDGKIFVSNVEQVVRIRTGEVDESAI
- a CDS encoding NAD+ synthase; amino-acid sequence: MSARIAIAQINATVGDFSGNRARIVEFARRARERNADLLLTPELALCGYPPEDLLLRDDFCSACDSELTVLAGELPDIAVLVGHPEQRDGQRYNAATLLSGGRRVATYYKQRLPSYEVFDEERYFDSGDAPCVLTLKGLRCGVNICADVWEAGAADLAREAGADVLLVLNASPYHIGKRERRAEVLRQRISSTGLPVVYANLTGGQDELVFDGGSFVLDSRGTLCGQLPQFEEALGIVDFVDGEPQPTTIVTPPCQEAEIYQALVLGVRDYLGKNGFPGALIGLSGGIDSALTLCVAVDALGADKVRAVMMPSPYTAELSLSEAREMVRLLGVRYDEIAIEPAMHTLAGMLEAQFAGLPADTTEENLQARIRGMILMALSNKTGSLVLTTGNKSEMAVGYCTLYGDMAGGFAVIKDIVKTLVYRISRWRNTCSHVIPERIISRPPSAELRPDQTDQDSLPPYAVLDAIVEAYMEKDLSPRQIIAQGFAEADVRRVVHLLKISEYKRRQAPVGIRVTQRGFGKDWRYPITNRYRDPY
- a CDS encoding alpha/beta hydrolase, with amino-acid sequence MPRYDLHILRHPAATPARCPPLLFLHGGYVDARCWQPHFLSCFASRGYDCHAVDLPGHGRSEGRECLDRLGLDDYLAALTSVVEELGSRPVVIGHSMGALLAERLLEESLAEAAVLMSPVPPGGTLESSLSLFLRHPGFIGAVARMSSGVCDEEGLRLLRDIYFTPATEPEELLQLTAIVQPESARAIADMAMLGWRWPRRPCRRPVLVLGGERDMVFPPHQVRRVARRWRAELEIIPGAGHAMILDHHWQSCAARILAWLQRLAAAAPTAAAAAGKNGAASGCMVPGPASGV
- a CDS encoding Smr/MutS family protein, coding for MSQFSRHSAEDLAAFLAAVDGAQPLRKPNRVCLDGPKPSPRPRQREIDEAAVLGELLHGAVAIDDWLDLGGADSFLRCGVPRSVLRDLRRGRWSIQDHIDLHGLNRQQAHAEVARFVAEARSTGKRCLRIVHGRGHGSPGREAILRQLVKAWLGRHRDVLAFCHAPPSDGGDGALWVLLKAGGQAQPLR
- the ppa gene encoding inorganic diphosphatase, whose translation is MGLDRVPSGKSLPNDFNVIIEIPMHADPVKYEVDKDSGAVFVDRFMSTAMHYPCNYGYIPHTIAGDGDPVDVLVVSQFALPPGVVVRCRPVGLLAMEDEAGPDGKLLAVPVDSLTPMYRDIESPRDFPQIVLDQIAHFFAHYKDLERGKFVKIIGWLGSDEAKKEIVEGVRAYAEAKDKPAF